In a single window of the Lebetimonas sp. JH292 genome:
- a CDS encoding cation:proton antiporter: protein MINPILIIIILLFIALIFNIPLAKFKIPPIIGYIFTGILIANIFHIEHHTIEIVAEIGIVFLMFLIGLEFSPEKLKTMKKEVFLYGFLEMSIAGVFFGLVFWFVLNVDIRVSFIVGSALALSSTAIVLKLLNESREISKPYGRVALGILLFQDIAVIPILIAISLIVNKDAPFLPLIVKTIEAMASLGIFIYIFGKYIAPFIITKATKTKSDEIFLSTVLLVVLTAAETAHFFGLSYSLGAFLAGMILSETKYKYQIEADLVPFRDLLLGIFFISVGLMVNIHFVFNHVFSIVLITLTVMTLKAFLIYLILKKFVKHKRVALKSGFILSQIGEFAFVIFALLGKFSLLENFLLQELVVAAVISMILTPFIIKYIYKLADIFDEDIQNFEEYNIFSAGARGHIVLIGYDKIGQRIARKLNNFKIPYVAIDKQMELVKDGLNKGDNVIFGNAANKRVLESLDIENAYAVIITTQNEEHTHMIVENILDINPNLNIIVLSENEDEVNYYKEKNVYVVDKSKELAEILINLALKCELEN, encoded by the coding sequence ATGATTAACCCCATTTTAATTATAATCATTTTACTTTTTATTGCCTTAATTTTTAACATACCCTTGGCTAAATTTAAAATTCCTCCTATTATAGGATATATTTTTACAGGTATTCTTATTGCGAATATTTTTCATATTGAACATCATACAATAGAAATTGTTGCAGAAATAGGAATTGTTTTTTTAATGTTTTTAATCGGACTTGAGTTTTCTCCGGAAAAATTAAAAACAATGAAAAAAGAGGTTTTTTTATACGGTTTTTTGGAAATGAGTATTGCAGGTGTTTTTTTCGGACTTGTTTTTTGGTTTGTTTTAAATGTGGATATAAGGGTTTCTTTTATTGTAGGAAGTGCTTTGGCACTCAGTTCTACCGCTATTGTTTTAAAACTTTTAAATGAATCCCGTGAAATATCAAAACCTTACGGAAGAGTTGCTCTTGGCATATTGCTTTTTCAAGATATCGCTGTTATCCCTATTTTAATTGCGATTTCACTTATAGTAAACAAAGACGCCCCGTTTTTACCCCTGATTGTTAAAACAATAGAAGCAATGGCGTCTCTTGGTATTTTTATTTATATTTTCGGTAAATATATTGCCCCGTTTATTATTACAAAAGCCACCAAAACAAAATCTGATGAAATTTTTCTTTCAACTGTTTTGTTGGTTGTATTGACTGCGGCTGAGACAGCCCATTTTTTTGGGCTCAGTTATTCTCTCGGGGCATTTTTGGCGGGTATGATTTTGAGCGAAACAAAATATAAATATCAGATAGAAGCGGATTTGGTTCCTTTTAGAGATTTGCTTTTAGGCATATTTTTTATTTCCGTAGGTCTTATGGTAAATATTCATTTTGTATTTAACCATGTATTTTCAATTGTTTTAATTACTTTAACTGTTATGACGCTCAAGGCCTTTTTAATTTATTTAATTTTGAAAAAATTTGTAAAACATAAAAGAGTGGCTTTAAAAAGCGGTTTTATACTTTCTCAGATAGGCGAATTTGCTTTTGTAATTTTTGCACTTTTGGGTAAATTTTCTTTATTAGAAAATTTTTTACTGCAAGAACTGGTGGTTGCCGCTGTAATTTCTATGATTTTAACGCCTTTTATCATTAAGTATATTTATAAATTAGCAGATATTTTTGACGAAGATATACAGAATTTCGAAGAATATAATATTTTTTCGGCAGGAGCCAGAGGGCATATAGTACTAATCGGCTATGATAAGATAGGTCAAAGAATAGCAAGAAAACTTAATAATTTTAAAATTCCTTATGTAGCGATAGACAAACAGATGGAATTGGTAAAAGACGGCTTAAATAAAGGCGATAATGTTATTTTTGGCAATGCTGCAAACAAAAGAGTGCTTGAAAGTCTGGATATAGAAAATGCGTATGCGGTAATTATTACCACACAGAATGAAGAACACACCCATATGATTGTAGAAAATATTTTAGATATTAATCCAAATCTGAATATTATTGTTTTAAGTGAAAATGAGGATGAGGTTAATTATTATAAAGAAAAAAATGTTTATGTAGTGGATAAAAGTAAAGAACTTGCCGAAATACTGATAAATTTAGCGCTTAAATGTGAATTGGAAAATTAA
- a CDS encoding secondary thiamine-phosphate synthase enzyme YjbQ — protein MKTIRFKTEHKSQIIDITDDIKEIIIKSGVKNGVVSVFCPHSTASVIIFEKSDPTLRRDLLMTLKNIVPYKDYAHKNARAHLKASLLTSNLTLIVENAKIMLGKWQSVFLVEFDGPRERSVYVKVIND, from the coding sequence ATGAAAACGATTAGATTTAAAACGGAGCATAAATCTCAAATAATAGACATAACAGACGATATCAAAGAAATAATAATTAAAAGCGGGGTTAAAAACGGTGTGGTCAGTGTTTTTTGCCCTCATTCAACGGCAAGTGTCATTATTTTTGAAAAAAGTGATCCGACTCTCAGAAGGGATTTATTGATGACATTAAAAAACATTGTTCCATATAAAGATTACGCTCATAAAAATGCAAGGGCTCATTTAAAGGCTTCTTTATTAACCAGTAATCTTACTTTAATAGTGGAAAATGCCAAAATAATGCTTGGAAAATGGCAAAGTGTCTTTTTGGTTGAATTTGACGGACCAAGAGAAAGGAGCGTGTATGTTAAGGTAATTAATGATTAA
- a CDS encoding pseudouridine synthase, with product MRLNKFISHHTTYSRREADRLIFERRVKVNKQTVTNPAYEVEDGDKVSVNSKPVKISSKYTCIVYNKPKGELVTKKDPQGRKTIYDSLPRKFKHFIPVGRLDFASEGLLILTDSPKIAEALMKSNLPRVYRLRIKGSITEEMLKAMGEGIEVGIEGAHKNTDINNITLKPFLNVQIIKNSPKFSTLKVAIEEGKNRELRRFFAHFGRDVMDLKRLSYGWVSLNALPQGKTRYFDKKEYKILKDFLKGS from the coding sequence ATGAGACTTAATAAATTTATAAGCCATCATACGACCTATTCAAGAAGAGAAGCGGACAGGCTTATATTTGAGAGAAGGGTAAAAGTAAATAAACAGACTGTTACAAATCCTGCATATGAAGTGGAAGACGGCGACAAAGTGTCTGTAAATTCAAAACCAGTAAAAATAAGTTCAAAATATACTTGTATTGTATATAATAAGCCAAAAGGAGAACTTGTAACAAAAAAAGACCCACAGGGCAGAAAAACAATATATGATTCCCTTCCAAGAAAATTTAAACATTTTATCCCAGTCGGAAGACTTGATTTTGCAAGCGAAGGGCTTTTGATTTTAACCGATTCGCCAAAAATTGCCGAAGCTTTGATGAAATCCAATTTACCGAGAGTTTATAGGCTCAGAATCAAAGGCTCTATAACAGAAGAAATGTTAAAAGCCATGGGGGAAGGTATTGAAGTGGGAATTGAAGGTGCCCATAAAAATACCGACATAAACAATATTACTTTAAAACCTTTTTTAAATGTTCAAATTATAAAAAATTCACCTAAATTTTCAACACTTAAAGTTGCTATAGAAGAGGGGAAAAACAGAGAACTTAGACGCTTTTTCGCTCATTTCGGAAGGGATGTGATGGATTTAAAAAGGCTTAGTTACGGGTGGGTGAGCCTTAATGCTTTGCCTCAGGGAAAGACAAGATATTTTGATAAAAAAGAATATAAAATACTAAAAGATTTTTTAAAAGGGAGTTAA
- a CDS encoding SIS domain-containing protein, producing MDFKKIAKEVLQIEANELLHADISGIEKAVEIAYNTPGKLIVTGVGKSGLIGGKIAATLASTGTPSFFIHPTEALHGDLGMIGKNDSVLAISYSGESEELIKILPHIKRFDVPLIAMTGRSDSTLARYADVVLNIHVQKEACPLNVAPTSSTTLTLAVGDALAVCLMKKRNFTKEDFASFHPGGSLGKKLFIKVKDLMKKDFPVADENDSLKEAIIKMTEGKIGHILFLENKKPKAVLSDGDLRRAMMSKNFDLNKNAIDFATKNPKTINQNILASNALKYMENNKIQLLPVIDDKENVVGVIHIHQLVEAGIR from the coding sequence GTGGACTTTAAAAAAATTGCAAAAGAAGTTTTGCAAATAGAGGCAAACGAGCTTTTACATGCGGATATCAGCGGCATAGAAAAAGCGGTTGAAATAGCATATAATACACCGGGTAAATTAATAGTTACGGGTGTTGGAAAATCCGGTCTTATAGGGGGTAAAATAGCGGCAACACTTGCAAGTACCGGAACTCCGAGTTTTTTTATCCATCCGACTGAGGCCCTTCACGGGGATCTTGGGATGATAGGGAAAAATGACAGCGTGCTTGCAATAAGTTATTCGGGAGAGAGCGAAGAGCTTATAAAAATCCTTCCCCATATTAAAAGATTTGATGTGCCTTTGATTGCAATGACGGGTAGGTCTGATTCAACACTGGCAAGATATGCAGACGTGGTTTTGAATATACATGTTCAAAAGGAGGCGTGTCCTTTGAATGTGGCGCCTACAAGTTCGACCACCCTTACACTTGCTGTGGGGGATGCCCTGGCGGTTTGTCTGATGAAAAAAAGAAACTTTACAAAAGAGGATTTTGCATCTTTTCATCCAGGAGGAAGTTTAGGAAAAAAACTTTTTATAAAAGTCAAAGATTTAATGAAAAAAGATTTTCCTGTAGCCGATGAGAATGATTCTTTAAAAGAGGCTATTATTAAAATGACAGAAGGTAAAATAGGACATATTCTGTTTTTAGAAAACAAAAAACCTAAAGCAGTTTTAAGCGACGGTGACCTCAGACGGGCTATGATGAGCAAAAATTTTGATTTAAATAAAAATGCTATAGATTTTGCTACAAAAAATCCTAAAACTATAAATCAAAATATTTTAGCAAGTAATGCGCTTAAATATATGGAAAACAATAAAATTCAGCTGCTGCCTGTAATAGACGACAAAGAAAACGTAGTCGGTGTGATTCATATACATCAATTGGTTGAAGCGGGAATAAGATAG
- the acnB gene encoding bifunctional aconitate hydratase 2/2-methylisocitrate dehydratase produces the protein MSFIEEYKKHTEERAKLGIPPLPLTAKQTAELVELLKMVPIPEEEYLMDLFLNHINPGVDEAAYVKAAFLNDIIQGKTSSPAISPKRAVEILGTMLGGYNVKPLIDALSHKDEEIAKEAANQLKNILLVYDAFHDVEELAKAGNKYAKDVLESWANAQWFTSKNPLPESIKAIVFKVPGETNTDDLSPASEAFTRSDIPLHATSMLKAKIPDALNKIAELKEKGLPVAFVGDVVGTGSSRKSAANSLIWHIGEEIPFVPNKKRGGIVIGSVIAPIFFNTLEDSGALPIEGADVSKLETGDEIEIRPYEGKILKNGEVISEFKLKPNTLPDEVRAGGRVPLIIGKNLTKKARVSLKMEPESDIFIRPAQPKGKEGVGYTLAQKIIGKACGMEGVRPGMYVEPTATTVGSQDTTGAMTRDEIKELAALGFNADLVLQTFCHTAAYPKPADVKLHHTLPAFITSRGGVALRPGDGVIHSWLNRMILPDTLGTGGDSHTRFPMGISFPAGSGLVAFAAVTGSMPLNVPESVLVKFKGELQPGITLRDLVNAIPYFAIKQGLLTVEKKNKKNVFNGRILEIEGDIIRNLTIEQAFELADASAERSAAACTVDVSENQVEEYLKSNIKMLEAMIKAGYEDKRTLQRRIDKMKEWLKNPKLLRRDENAEYAAVIEIDLDKITEPIVACPNDPDDVATLSEVLADPNRPHKIDEVFIGSCMTNIGHYRAAAEILKGEGQVPTRLWIAPPTKMDKEKLTEEGYYAVFGQAGARIEIPGCSLCMGNQARVRDYANVFSTSTRNFDNRMGKGAKVYLGSAELAAVTALLGRIPTPEEYKEIYERKLAGKEDKVYNYLYFHKMPEEDVKHMLNLIIL, from the coding sequence ATGAGCTTTATTGAAGAATATAAAAAACATACTGAAGAAAGAGCTAAACTTGGCATTCCGCCGCTTCCGCTTACAGCTAAACAAACAGCTGAGTTGGTTGAACTTCTTAAAATGGTTCCAATCCCGGAAGAAGAATATTTAATGGATCTGTTTTTAAATCATATTAATCCTGGTGTTGATGAAGCTGCATATGTAAAAGCGGCGTTTTTAAACGATATTATTCAAGGCAAAACTTCATCTCCTGCAATCTCCCCAAAAAGAGCGGTTGAAATTTTAGGGACTATGCTTGGGGGATATAACGTAAAACCTTTAATTGACGCACTTTCACACAAAGATGAAGAAATTGCAAAGGAAGCTGCAAATCAGCTTAAAAATATTTTACTTGTATATGACGCATTTCACGATGTTGAAGAATTAGCAAAAGCCGGAAACAAATATGCTAAAGATGTGCTTGAATCCTGGGCAAATGCCCAGTGGTTTACTTCTAAAAACCCTCTTCCTGAATCAATTAAAGCAATAGTATTTAAAGTACCAGGTGAGACTAATACTGATGATTTATCTCCTGCCAGCGAAGCATTTACAAGAAGCGATATTCCGCTTCATGCAACAAGTATGCTAAAAGCAAAAATACCTGATGCCCTAAATAAAATAGCAGAACTTAAAGAAAAAGGGCTTCCTGTTGCTTTTGTTGGTGATGTAGTTGGGACTGGAAGCTCTAGAAAATCAGCCGCAAACTCACTTATTTGGCATATAGGTGAAGAAATTCCTTTCGTTCCAAATAAAAAAAGAGGTGGAATTGTTATAGGCAGCGTAATTGCCCCTATTTTCTTTAACACACTTGAAGATTCTGGCGCTCTTCCTATCGAAGGTGCGGATGTCAGCAAACTCGAAACAGGAGACGAAATAGAAATCAGACCTTATGAGGGTAAAATTCTAAAAAACGGAGAAGTTATTAGTGAATTTAAACTAAAACCAAATACACTTCCGGATGAAGTAAGGGCAGGAGGAAGGGTTCCGTTAATTATAGGTAAAAACCTGACTAAAAAAGCAAGAGTTTCTCTTAAAATGGAGCCGGAAAGCGATATATTTATAAGACCTGCCCAACCAAAAGGAAAAGAAGGCGTAGGATATACACTTGCCCAAAAAATTATCGGAAAAGCCTGCGGAATGGAAGGTGTTAGACCTGGCATGTATGTTGAACCGACAGCTACAACTGTTGGTAGCCAGGATACAACAGGTGCAATGACAAGAGATGAAATTAAAGAACTGGCCGCTCTAGGATTTAATGCGGATTTGGTATTACAGACTTTCTGTCATACAGCGGCTTATCCAAAACCGGCTGATGTCAAGCTTCATCACACACTTCCGGCATTTATTACAAGCAGGGGGGGTGTGGCGCTTAGACCTGGGGACGGGGTAATCCACTCCTGGTTAAACAGAATGATTTTACCGGACACTCTTGGAACAGGAGGAGACAGCCATACAAGATTCCCTATGGGTATCAGCTTCCCGGCAGGCAGCGGGCTTGTAGCGTTTGCAGCCGTTACAGGCTCAATGCCTCTAAATGTACCGGAAAGTGTATTGGTTAAATTCAAAGGGGAATTACAACCTGGAATCACTTTAAGGGATTTGGTTAATGCTATTCCATATTTTGCAATAAAACAAGGACTTTTAACCGTCGAAAAGAAAAACAAAAAAAATGTGTTTAACGGAAGAATTTTGGAAATTGAGGGCGATATAATAAGAAACCTAACAATAGAACAGGCTTTTGAATTGGCTGACGCATCGGCTGAAAGAAGTGCGGCTGCGTGCACTGTTGATGTAAGCGAAAATCAGGTTGAAGAATATCTAAAATCAAATATCAAAATGCTTGAAGCTATGATTAAAGCCGGATATGAAGATAAAAGAACGCTTCAAAGAAGAATTGATAAAATGAAAGAATGGCTGAAAAATCCAAAACTTCTAAGAAGAGATGAAAACGCAGAATATGCGGCAGTTATTGAAATTGATTTAGATAAAATCACCGAACCTATTGTTGCATGTCCGAACGACCCTGATGATGTTGCAACTTTAAGCGAAGTTTTAGCAGACCCTAATAGACCTCATAAAATTGATGAAGTATTCATTGGAAGCTGTATGACAAATATCGGTCATTACAGAGCAGCTGCCGAGATACTAAAAGGTGAAGGGCAGGTTCCTACAAGATTATGGATTGCACCTCCTACTAAAATGGACAAAGAAAAACTTACAGAAGAAGGATATTATGCCGTGTTCGGCCAGGCGGGGGCTAGAATAGAAATTCCTGGATGCAGCCTATGTATGGGTAATCAGGCAAGGGTTAGAGATTATGCAAACGTATTCTCAACTTCAACAAGAAACTTTGATAACAGAATGGGTAAAGGTGCAAAAGTTTACTTAGGAAGTGCAGAACTTGCAGCTGTAACAGCACTTCTTGGCAGAATCCCGACACCAGAAGAATATAAAGAAATTTATGAAAGAAAACTTGCAGGAAAAGAAGATAAAGTTTATAACTACCTATACTTCCACAAAATGCCAGAAGAAGATGTTAAGCATATGCTTAATCTAATCATTCTTTAA
- a CDS encoding phosphate-starvation-inducible PsiE family protein, producing MLNIEIIIASLLFLFILIFHYDFYHLVSLILEYIVIIEVVQMLFVFFKRQRIKLRYMIDAGIIFFIREVFILVVGHKNEKTIFSLVALIGIFFFFRYLSIKITYKAEKEELKND from the coding sequence GTGCTGAATATTGAAATTATAATCGCTTCATTACTGTTTTTATTTATTTTGATTTTTCATTATGATTTTTATCATTTGGTAAGTCTGATTTTGGAATATATTGTAATTATTGAAGTGGTTCAGATGCTTTTTGTCTTTTTCAAAAGACAGAGGATAAAACTGAGGTATATGATTGATGCCGGAATTATATTTTTTATAAGAGAGGTTTTTATTCTTGTTGTAGGACATAAAAATGAAAAGACTATTTTTTCACTTGTGGCTTTAATAGGGATATTTTTCTTTTTTAGATATTTGTCAATAAAAATAACTTATAAAGCGGAAAAAGAGGAATTAAAGAATGATTAG
- a CDS encoding DUF445 domain-containing protein — MNIEILTISVGVGAAIGYVTNYVAIKLLFRPYKPVKLKNILIFPQGVIPREKNTLAKKVGAVVKNYILSEEEIKKIVTNKGVKKEIEIFLEGEIEKFLSQDITELTPKDELAKNLGTWIDNLIKSKFPMLGSFIDASTIERLLSEVNLGIKLNKFVNKEKVKNKLLNEIYVFMECELPKILIKANIEKIVEDKINSFDEKKLEDMLFVLMKKHFGFINFAGAVLGAIIGFVQYFVIQM, encoded by the coding sequence ATGAATATTGAAATTTTAACCATAAGTGTGGGAGTCGGTGCAGCCATCGGATATGTGACTAATTATGTTGCAATAAAACTTCTTTTTAGACCTTATAAACCAGTTAAACTAAAAAATATCCTTATTTTCCCCCAGGGGGTTATTCCAAGAGAAAAAAACACACTGGCAAAAAAGGTTGGCGCTGTTGTAAAAAATTACATATTAAGCGAAGAGGAAATAAAAAAAATTGTAACAAATAAAGGGGTAAAAAAAGAGATTGAAATTTTTTTGGAAGGAGAAATAGAAAAATTTCTCTCACAGGATATAACGGAGCTTACCCCAAAAGACGAACTTGCCAAAAATCTTGGAACATGGATAGATAATTTGATAAAATCAAAATTTCCGATGCTCGGCTCTTTTATAGATGCATCTACCATTGAAAGATTATTGAGTGAGGTCAATCTCGGAATAAAACTTAATAAATTTGTAAATAAAGAAAAGGTAAAAAACAAGCTTTTAAACGAAATATATGTTTTTATGGAATGTGAACTGCCCAAAATTTTAATAAAAGCTAATATTGAAAAAATTGTGGAAGATAAAATAAATTCATTTGATGAAAAAAAATTAGAAGATATGCTGTTTGTTTTAATGAAAAAGCATTTTGGGTTTATTAATTTTGCAGGAGCCGTTCTCGGCGCTATTATAGGCTTTGTTCAATATTTTGTTATTCAAATGTAA
- a CDS encoding arsenate reductase family protein — protein MKVYGIKTCGSVKKALKFFNDRNIGYEFHDFKKEPVGCDKVKEWLKKVDINTLFNKRGTKYRQLKLKELNLDDEAMLEWLCKENLLIKRPVIELGNGEVVVGFDEEKYKEIFE, from the coding sequence ATGAAAGTATATGGAATAAAAACATGTGGAAGTGTTAAAAAGGCTTTAAAATTTTTTAATGACAGGAATATTGGATATGAGTTTCATGATTTTAAAAAAGAACCTGTTGGATGTGATAAAGTAAAGGAATGGCTTAAAAAAGTTGATATTAATACTCTTTTTAATAAAAGGGGTACAAAATACAGACAGCTTAAATTAAAAGAATTAAACCTTGACGATGAAGCGATGTTAGAGTGGTTATGTAAAGAAAATCTGCTTATTAAAAGGCCGGTAATTGAATTGGGTAACGGTGAAGTTGTTGTAGGATTTGATGAAGAAAAATATAAGGAAATTTTTGAATGA
- a CDS encoding rhodanese-like domain-containing protein, with protein sequence MFFKKKKSNIKLAKDPFPDYNDVNTRIIIDIRGPEDVEFYGKLPNSKNIPFDEYFASKLMMLDKSKKYAIMDDRGILTDLKKAVEIAKNTGLDAVGLRGGFFYITEVLNIKPIKGEE encoded by the coding sequence ATGTTTTTTAAGAAGAAAAAAAGCAATATCAAACTTGCAAAAGACCCTTTTCCGGATTATAACGACGTAAATACAAGAATAATTATCGATATAAGAGGTCCGGAAGATGTCGAATTTTATGGGAAACTGCCCAATTCAAAAAATATACCTTTTGATGAATATTTTGCAAGTAAACTTATGATGCTTGATAAAAGTAAAAAATATGCGATTATGGACGACAGAGGAATATTAACTGATTTAAAAAAGGCGGTTGAAATTGCAAAAAACACGGGTCTTGATGCTGTAGGGCTCAGAGGGGGTTTTTTTTATATAACAGAAGTACTTAATATTAAACCAATTAAAGGGGAAGAATGA
- a CDS encoding motility associated factor glycosyltransferase family protein, with the protein MSPIFEKNIKALFNQNPNLATELFGFKNTKFEIFQQGDDPANINLIDKEKKLPLYETKPLDEIESQKKIFDQKYLRYPVLFFYGTGNGILIKLLLDNPIRKKIVVIEPDTQILFIVLNLIDFSKEIEENRLILYKSAQFNYPEAIKIMTHPDIILFVKTYELQINTKYYEKLYKKDIIDINQLFTRAIKQAVINFGNDTIDTLIGIEHSIKNMPEMLKNPPIQSIKGKKNSDIAIIVSTGPSLTKQLPLLKEIQNYVSIISVDASMPILEKWGIIPDFVTSLERVKETAKFFDNTSKEFQEKFITIHASLQHENVLKNSYGPKILSMRGFQYNRFLNLKKYGYLGVGMSAANMAYELAYMLGFKKIVLIGQDLAYSEDGTSHAKGHVYGEKEIEYKETDEYVTKYGGNGVIRTSKTWLMFKNFFEKDIYETNLEGILTINATEGGARIEGSIEMPFSEVIKKYVKKIPKSKIKLRKPRIDGYIKNLQKAYNKTLKMIKIGEKTKSDIEKVFIEVAKCFDELVELNKNNHLEKIDFKKLNRLSDKIDKIKEKIESKTFMQCYGETMVPYLINKETDLAKIQVQNPKTDIEKKAKLIDWIMNHREWLFNLAGSINAQIVVVKRALPFVEKELKKEKSY; encoded by the coding sequence ATGTCTCCAATCTTTGAAAAAAACATAAAAGCTTTATTTAATCAAAATCCAAATTTAGCAACAGAACTTTTTGGATTTAAAAATACCAAATTTGAAATATTCCAACAAGGGGATGACCCGGCAAACATAAACTTAATAGATAAAGAAAAAAAACTTCCGCTTTATGAAACCAAACCATTAGATGAAATTGAATCACAAAAAAAAATATTTGATCAAAAATATTTAAGATATCCTGTTTTATTTTTTTATGGGACAGGAAACGGTATTTTAATAAAATTACTGCTTGACAACCCCATAAGAAAAAAAATAGTAGTTATTGAACCGGACACTCAAATTTTATTTATTGTTTTAAATTTAATAGATTTTTCAAAAGAGATTGAAGAAAACAGATTAATCCTTTATAAATCAGCCCAGTTCAATTATCCGGAAGCAATAAAAATAATGACCCATCCGGATATTATTCTTTTTGTCAAAACATATGAATTACAAATTAACACAAAATATTATGAAAAATTATATAAAAAAGACATTATTGATATAAATCAGTTATTTACAAGGGCAATAAAACAAGCCGTTATTAATTTTGGTAATGACACAATAGATACATTGATAGGAATAGAGCATTCTATAAAAAATATGCCTGAAATGCTCAAAAACCCGCCGATTCAGTCGATTAAAGGAAAAAAAAATTCGGATATCGCAATTATTGTCTCAACCGGACCTTCTCTTACAAAACAGCTGCCCCTGCTTAAAGAAATACAAAATTATGTGAGTATTATCAGCGTGGACGCTTCTATGCCCATACTTGAAAAATGGGGCATTATTCCGGATTTTGTAACAAGTCTGGAAAGGGTAAAGGAAACAGCTAAATTTTTTGACAATACATCAAAAGAATTTCAGGAAAAATTTATCACAATCCATGCATCGCTTCAACATGAAAATGTTTTAAAAAATTCATACGGGCCAAAAATTCTTTCTATGAGAGGTTTTCAATATAACAGATTCCTAAATCTTAAAAAATACGGATATTTAGGTGTTGGAATGAGTGCTGCTAATATGGCTTATGAACTTGCTTATATGCTTGGATTTAAAAAAATTGTTTTAATTGGACAGGATTTGGCTTACAGTGAAGATGGAACAAGTCATGCAAAAGGACATGTATACGGGGAAAAAGAGATAGAATACAAAGAAACCGATGAATATGTCACGAAATACGGGGGAAACGGGGTAATCAGAACGTCAAAAACATGGCTTATGTTTAAAAACTTTTTTGAAAAAGATATATATGAAACAAACCTTGAAGGAATTTTAACTATTAATGCAACTGAAGGAGGGGCAAGAATAGAAGGCAGTATAGAAATGCCTTTTAGCGAAGTTATTAAAAAATATGTCAAAAAAATTCCAAAATCAAAAATAAAACTTAGAAAACCGAGAATTGACGGTTATATTAAAAATCTACAAAAAGCATACAATAAAACATTGAAGATGATTAAAATAGGAGAAAAAACAAAATCAGACATTGAAAAAGTGTTTATTGAAGTAGCTAAATGTTTTGACGAACTGGTGGAATTAAACAAAAACAATCATCTTGAAAAGATAGATTTTAAAAAATTAAACAGACTCTCTGATAAAATTGATAAAATAAAAGAAAAAATCGAATCAAAAACTTTTATGCAGTGCTATGGGGAAACTATGGTTCCATATCTGATAAACAAGGAAACAGACCTTGCTAAAATTCAGGTTCAAAATCCAAAAACCGACATTGAAAAAAAAGCAAAATTAATAGACTGGATAATGAATCACAGAGAATGGCTTTTTAATTTAGCAGGAAGCATAAACGCACAAATAGTTGTTGTAAAAAGAGCCCTTCCTTTTGTAGAAAAAGAATTAAAAAAAGAAAAATCTTATTGA